CGATGGCCACGCTGGCGGCCAATGTGGCGACCCTGCCCTCGGGCCAGCCGAGCGGGGCCCTGTTCACCGTCGCGGCGGTCGACGCCAACAAGATCGCCGTCTTCAACATCAACGGAGCGGATCTTTTCAGCAGCAAGACGCAGCAGATCGACCTGAAGCTGGCGAACGGCATGACGGAGTCCTCCGTCGGCACCGTGGTCATCAACGTGACGGGCGCGTCGTTCTCCATGAACAACGGCATGGGCAATTTCGTCGGCTTCTTCACGAGCGATTGGGCCCGCTCGCACGTCATCTGGAACTTCACGGACGCGACCTCGCTCGACTTCACGAACCACGAGTTCGACGGTGCGATCCTCGCCTACCAGGCCTCGCTCCAGAGCGGCTCGGCCCCGATCCAGGGCTCGGTCTTCGTCAAGGAATTCCTGGGGCCGAATGGTGTGGGCCAGACCGGTGAGATCCACCTCCCGCTGTTCAAGGGCTTCGATCCCGCCTCCCATCCCGCGGTCCCCGAACCCGCGAGCGTGACGATGTTGGGCCTCGCCGCGGCGGCCGGCGCCGCATGGCGTCTGAAGCGGCTTCGCGCGGCCTGATCGGCGGCGCCCGACGAGCGCCCCCATCGCCCCCGCGACGCTGCGGGGGTTTTTCTTTGCGCCCTTCTCCGCGAGGCGAGCCTCATGGAGATCCGCCGGCCTCCGGACCGACCCCGTCCCGACCGGTCGGCCGCACGTCCCGATTTTTCCACGTCTCGTCGCATCCGGCCCCTCATCGCGCCCTTTCCGAGCGGGCCGGCGATCGACCATTTGTAAGGTCGAGGTCCGCGACCTATCGGTTTCATGCAAGCAGGCGACGCCGCGCCGGGAGTGACGGACCCCCGCGCGGCTTGGGCAGGAAGTCCGCGCGTAAGACCCGTCGCGAAATTCTTGGAGATTTCATGGCGAACTTCGCGAAGCAGCGCTGGTTCTTCTGCGTCCTGGGCCTGGCGTCGACGGCGCTGCCGGCCCGGGCGGATTTGCTCACGAACTGGAACGTCGTCACCACGGGGGATCTCTACGCCGCCTCCGATGCGCAAGGCCCAGTACGGGTCGGCGGGAATCTCTACGTGCAGAACAGCTTCGAGGTCGCGGCGAAACAAGGCTCGCCGACCTCTTCCAACCCGTCGCTGGTCGTCGGCGGAGACGTGAAAACCAAGCGTAACAATGCCGAGACCGTGAAGGTCCTCCAGGGCGACGCCGTCATCGGCGGCACGATCAACGGGGCGTCCAACGACAAGGCCCGGATCGTCTCCACGCGCGACGGGGGCGCGGTCAAGATGGACTCGTCCGTGTCCGGCATCGGCGCGGCCGACGCCAAGGAGTTGCAGGCCGACTCGCTCGCCTTTCACGCGATGGAGGCGACGAAGCAGGCGATCTACATCCCGACCGCCCAGGTCGACACCGCCGTCTTCACGGTCCTCTCCGTGAACGCCGACGGCAACGCGGTCTTCAACATCGACGACGCGAAGCTGTTCAACGACTCGAACATACGCGGGTTCGCCCTGGACTTGAACGGCTTCAAGTTCGGCGAGGGGCAGTCGGTCGTATTCAACGTCGGCGGTTCCCAGATCGATTTCCACAGCGGCCTGAACTTCGACGGGGCCTTCCGGACGTCGGTCTCCAACATCATCTGGAATTTCTACGACGCGAAGCAGATCGACCTGAACCGGAACAACTTCGCGGGCGCGTTGCTCGCCTCGGAGGCCGTGCTGACGGACGCCAACGTGATGGCGGGCTCGGTCTTCGTCGGGTCGTTCGGCACGACTTACGGCAACGGAATGGGGGCAGAGGTGCAAGCGCCGATGTACCTGGGATACGACCCCTCGAATCCGCCCGCGAAGATCGCCTCGGCGTCGACGCCCGAGCCGTCGAGCCTGGCGATGGCCGGCCTCGCCGTCATGGCGGGCGTGGCGACCCGGGCCCGGCGACGTCGCGCGAGCTGACGGCGACGCCTCGCCGTTCGGTCCCGAAACCGGCCCCCACGGCGACGCGGGGGTCTTTCCGTGCGCGCCGAGCGAAGGAATCCCGCCAGGCCCTTGGTCCTTCCCGGCCGTCGGTGTAGACTGGAAAAACTGAACGATGACGTGGTTCAGGTTCGATCCTGGTGACAGGCGGGCCTCACCCCGCATCGCCGCCGAAGCCCCGTCACGGGCGGAGCGGCGGCATGCCCTCGCGATTCGACGGCCCCGTCGGGAGCATCGAAAGCGGCCGAGGGCGCGACGACGAGCCGGGTCGGCCCGCCGGACGCCACACAGCTCAGGATTCCGACGGGAGACGACCATGTCGTTTCGCGGATTATTCCTCGCCGTCGTGCTCAGCACGGCGATGATCGTCGCCGCTTTCATCGTGCAGGCGAAGCGGCCCCGGATCGAGGTCGCGCGGGCCTCGGCCGACCTTGTCAAGGCCACCGGCAAGTGCGCCGACTGCCATCGCCACGAGACCTCGGCCGTCGTGCACGAGTACGAGATGAGCCGCCACAGCAAGGCGGGCGTGAACTGCCTCGACTGCCATCAGCCGACGAAGGGCCAGGAGCCCTACGACCACAAGGGCTTCACGATCACCAAGAAGCTCACCTCGTCCAACTGCCAGGCCTGCCACCAGAAGCAGGTCGACGAGTACATGCGCAGCCGTCACGCCGCCCCCGCCTGGGCCGCGGTCGCCGGCGCGGGCGACTTCAACGCCGAGCAGATCGCCTTCAGCGAGGGCATCCACAAGGGGGCCGTCGATCGCCCGGCGCATCCGTTGACGGCCGTCGAAGGGATGGCGGCGATCAACAAGGGCTGCCGCCAGTGCCACGACATCGGCCGGCCCAACGCCGACGGCTCGATCGGCTCGTGCACCGCCTGCCACGCGCGTCACGTCGCGTCGGTCGAGCTGGCGCGGCTCCCCGAGACCTGCGGCCAGTGCCACATGGGCCCGGACCACTCGCAACTCGAGATCTACCACGAGTCGAAGCACGGCGTCCTGTTCAACGCCCAGCGGCCGATCATGAACCTTTCCGCCCGGCCCGAGAAGCTCACCACCGAGGACATGCCCGTCCCCACGTGCGCGACCTGCCACATGAGCGGGCTGGAGGGGGAGAAGTTCACGCACGACGTCACCGAGCGGCTCTCGTACTTCCTCTTCGCCAGCGTGTCGGACCGCCGGCCCAAGTTCGAGGAAGGTCGGCGGAACATGAAGGCGATCTGCCTCAAGTGCCACACCAACCCCAAAATCCTCCAGTTCTACGGCGAGGCCGAGGGCGTCGTCCGTTCGACCAACAAGCTGGTGAAAGACGCCGATAAGATCATCGCCGACCTCCGCAAGGACGGCCTGCTCACCCCCCAGCCGTTCGACGAGCCGATCGAATACATCCACTTCGACCTCTGGCACTACGGCGGCCGGACCGCCAAGCACGGGGCCTACATGGGCGGGGCCGACTTCGTCCAGTGGCACGGCTACTACGAGATCGTCCAGAAGATGGCCGAGCTGACCAAGTCCGCCGAGGAGATCCGCGCCGCGGGGGCGAAGGTGGGCGAGGCCGCCCCGAAGTCCGCCCGCGCAGCCCGACGATCGCGGCCGGCCGCTCCCGCGGCCCCGGCCGCGGAGCCGCCGGCCGCGCCGGCCCCGGCCGTCGAACCCACGAAGGTCGACGAGCTTCCCGCGGACGTCTTCAAGCCGGAAGACGCGCCGGCCACACCTGACAAGCCGGGAGGCGGGGCCCATGCTTCGCGCGCTGCAGAGTAGGGGATGGCCGAGCCGCCCTTCGTTCTGGGTCGAGCTGTTCGCGATCGGCAACATCGGGTTCCTCGCGGTCGACGTCGCCGTCGCGCACGCCGTGAACGCCTTCGAGCACCCGGCCGAGTTCATCCCCGTGGTCTTCTCGATGGCCTGCCCCCCCCTGCTCCTGCTGGCCATGCTGCTGGGCGGGGCCGAGCCGAGCTTGCGCCGGCGCCCGAAAGAGGGCGTCTCGCGGCGGCGGGCGGGCCTGTCCTGGGGGATCGGCGTGCTCGTCGGCGGGGCCTCGCTGATCGTCGGCGTGGCGGGCCTGATCTACCACCTGCGGGGCGACTTCTTCGAGGCGATGACCCTCAAGAACCTCGTCTACACGGCCCCTTTCGCAGCGCCCCTGGCCTATGCCGGGCTGGGCTTCCTGGTCCTGCTCAACCGCATGGTCGACGCGCGTTCGCGGGACTGGGCCGAGTGGGTCGTCCTCCTGGCGGCGGGGGGATGGGCCGGCAACTTCGTCCTGAGCCTCGCCGACCATGCTCAGAACGGGTTCTACTTCTCCAGCGAGTGGGCCAGCGTCGTCGCCTCGGCGATCGCCTTCAGCTTCCTTTGCGCCGTGCTGAGCGTCCCCGACAACCGGCCCCTCCGGAGGGCGGCCGTCGGGGTGATGGTCGTGCAACTGGTCGTCGGCGCGGCCGGGTCCTATTTCCACGTGGTCGCGAACCTGGGGCGGCCGACGGCGTCCGTCTGGAACTCCTTCCTCTTCGGCGCGCCGGCGTTCGCTCCACTCCTGTTCGACGACCTGGCGATCCTCGGCCTGCTGGGGCTCTGGGGGCTGGCGGCGAACGCGGCGACGACGTCCGAGGGATGATCCCGCCCGCCGTTTCGCGGCCGCTCCGGTTGCAGGATCGCGGCGATGCGCGATAATGGAGGCCGCGAGTCGTCCCGCCTGCCTGGTCATCGCGAGCGAGCACCTTGAGCCTGAAAATCCGCCGAATCGACTGCACCCGCGACGACGCCCGGGAGGCGATCGCCGCCCTGCGCCGCGAGCTGAGCCCCCGGGGAAACGTCGTCAGCCCCGAGAGCCGCGCCCGGACGGTCGCCGTGTTCGGCGAGCCGCTCTCGCCCCTCCAGGTGGTGGAGAGGATCTGCGACCACGTCGCGACCCGCGGGCTCGAAGCGGTCCTCGACTACACCCGGAAACTGGACCAGGTCGCCCTGAAGCCGGGCGAGGTCCGGGTCTCCGCCGACGAGCTGGACGCGGCCCACCGCGGCGCCGCCCCCGAGTACCTGGCGACGATCGCCCGTATCCGCGAGAACGTCCTGACCTATCAGCGGGCGATTCTCAACCGCGACGTCCACATCGAGCCGAAGCCGGGCCTGAAACTCGGCCTGCGTTACACGCCGCTGCGACGCGTGGGCGTCTGCATCCCCGGCGGCGCGGCGGCCTACCCGTCGACGCTGCTGATGACCGTCGTCCCCGCCCAGGCCGCCGGCGTCCGCGAGATCGCGGTCGTCGTCCCTCCCACGAAGTTCGGCGGCTACAACCCCGAGCTGCTGGCCGCCTGCCGCGAGCTGGGCGTGACCGAGGTCCACCGGGTCGGCGGCGCGCAGGCCGTCGCCGCGCTGGCCTACGGCGTCGAAGGGATCGCGGCCGTCGACAAGATCGTCGGCCCGGGGAACCTGTTCGTCGCCCTGGCCAAGAAGCACGTCTACGGCGAGGTCGACATCGACAGCATCGCCGGCCCGAGCGAGGTCGTCCTCATCGCCGACGCGTCGGCCGACCCCCGCTTCATCGCCGCCGACCTCATCAGCCAGGCCGAGCACTCGCCCGGGGCGAGCATCCTGTTGACCTGGATCCCGGGGCTCGTCGAGCGGGTGCAGGCCGCTCTCGAAGATCAGCTCGCGAAGCTCAGCCGGGGCGACCTGGCGCGCGACAGCCTGGAGCGGTTCGGCGCGTTGATCGACTGCCGCGACGAGGAGCAGGCCGTGACGCTCTCGAACCTGTTCGCGCCCGAGCACCTGCACGTCTCGACGGCCGACCCGGAACGCCTGGTTCCCGCGTTGACCGTCGCCGGGGCCATCTTCCTGGGGAATCTCACGCCCGTCGCGCTCGGCGACTACGCGGCCGGGCCCTCGCACGTCCTGCCGACGAGCGGCACTGCGCGATGGGCGTCGGGCCTCTCGGCGAACGACTTCCTGCGGCGTTCGAGCCTCATCGCCGTCGACGAGCGGGGCCTGGCCGAGCTCGCCCCCGACGTCCGCCGCCTGGCCGACGTCGAAGGGCTGACCGCGCACCGCTGGAGCGTCGACGTCCGCCTGGAGAAGGCCGGCCGACCCTGACGCCGGCCGTCGCGACCCCGAACCACGTCCGCCGTCGTCGCCGCATCGACGACCGGCCCGGAGGAGCCCCAGACCTTGAGCCAGCCCGACCCCTCTCCCCTGCCGAAGGCCTCGTTCACGATCCGCCCGGCCGTGCCGGGCGACACGACGACGATCGCGAACCTGATCCGCGAGCTGGCGATCTACGAGAAGCTGGACCAGTTCGCCAAGGCGACGGCCGCGGACTTCCACCGGAACCTGTTCGGCCCCCGCCCGTTCGCCGAGGTCCTGATCGCCGAGGTCGGCGGCCAGCCTGTCGGCCTCGCCCTCTTCTTCCACACGTTCTCGACGTTCCGGGGCCAGCCGGGGATCTACCTGGAGGACCTGTTCGTCCAGCCCGAGCACCGCGGCAAGGGGATCGGCAAGGCGCTGCTGGGCTCGCTGGCGAAGCTCGCCCGCGAGCGCGGCTGCGGCCGCCTGGAGTGGGCGGTCCTCGACTGGAACGAGCCGGCGATCGGCTTCTACAAGTCGCTGGGCGCGGGCCCGCTCGACGAGTGGAT
The DNA window shown above is from Paludisphaera mucosa and carries:
- a CDS encoding choice-of-anchor A family protein; translated protein: MSRVSRKALTFCMLFAASSVAARADLINNWNLVTTGNFYSHSSTEIDGNVRIGGAMSVDKYNVGIHLGSPYRSQDTLVVGGSVTGEVRVQTGNAQIGGAGAQVTAVDGTTGVHTNVGAVQNIGVQDALELKADSQAFAAMATLAANVATLPSGQPSGALFTVAAVDANKIAVFNINGADLFSSKTQQIDLKLANGMTESSVGTVVINVTGASFSMNNGMGNFVGFFTSDWARSHVIWNFTDATSLDFTNHEFDGAILAYQASLQSGSAPIQGSVFVKEFLGPNGVGQTGEIHLPLFKGFDPASHPAVPEPASVTMLGLAAAAGAAWRLKRLRAA
- a CDS encoding collagen-binding domain-containing protein, whose amino-acid sequence is MANFAKQRWFFCVLGLASTALPARADLLTNWNVVTTGDLYAASDAQGPVRVGGNLYVQNSFEVAAKQGSPTSSNPSLVVGGDVKTKRNNAETVKVLQGDAVIGGTINGASNDKARIVSTRDGGAVKMDSSVSGIGAADAKELQADSLAFHAMEATKQAIYIPTAQVDTAVFTVLSVNADGNAVFNIDDAKLFNDSNIRGFALDLNGFKFGEGQSVVFNVGGSQIDFHSGLNFDGAFRTSVSNIIWNFYDAKQIDLNRNNFAGALLASEAVLTDANVMAGSVFVGSFGTTYGNGMGAEVQAPMYLGYDPSNPPAKIASASTPEPSSLAMAGLAVMAGVATRARRRRAS
- a CDS encoding multiheme c-type cytochrome; this translates as MSFRGLFLAVVLSTAMIVAAFIVQAKRPRIEVARASADLVKATGKCADCHRHETSAVVHEYEMSRHSKAGVNCLDCHQPTKGQEPYDHKGFTITKKLTSSNCQACHQKQVDEYMRSRHAAPAWAAVAGAGDFNAEQIAFSEGIHKGAVDRPAHPLTAVEGMAAINKGCRQCHDIGRPNADGSIGSCTACHARHVASVELARLPETCGQCHMGPDHSQLEIYHESKHGVLFNAQRPIMNLSARPEKLTTEDMPVPTCATCHMSGLEGEKFTHDVTERLSYFLFASVSDRRPKFEEGRRNMKAICLKCHTNPKILQFYGEAEGVVRSTNKLVKDADKIIADLRKDGLLTPQPFDEPIEYIHFDLWHYGGRTAKHGAYMGGADFVQWHGYYEIVQKMAELTKSAEEIRAAGAKVGEAAPKSARAARRSRPAAPAAPAAEPPAAPAPAVEPTKVDELPADVFKPEDAPATPDKPGGGAHASRAAE
- the hisD gene encoding histidinol dehydrogenase, translating into MSLKIRRIDCTRDDAREAIAALRRELSPRGNVVSPESRARTVAVFGEPLSPLQVVERICDHVATRGLEAVLDYTRKLDQVALKPGEVRVSADELDAAHRGAAPEYLATIARIRENVLTYQRAILNRDVHIEPKPGLKLGLRYTPLRRVGVCIPGGAAAYPSTLLMTVVPAQAAGVREIAVVVPPTKFGGYNPELLAACRELGVTEVHRVGGAQAVAALAYGVEGIAAVDKIVGPGNLFVALAKKHVYGEVDIDSIAGPSEVVLIADASADPRFIAADLISQAEHSPGASILLTWIPGLVERVQAALEDQLAKLSRGDLARDSLERFGALIDCRDEEQAVTLSNLFAPEHLHVSTADPERLVPALTVAGAIFLGNLTPVALGDYAAGPSHVLPTSGTARWASGLSANDFLRRSSLIAVDERGLAELAPDVRRLADVEGLTAHRWSVDVRLEKAGRP
- a CDS encoding GNAT family N-acetyltransferase; the encoded protein is MSQPDPSPLPKASFTIRPAVPGDTTTIANLIRELAIYEKLDQFAKATAADFHRNLFGPRPFAEVLIAEVGGQPVGLALFFHTFSTFRGQPGIYLEDLFVQPEHRGKGIGKALLGSLAKLARERGCGRLEWAVLDWNEPAIGFYKSLGAGPLDEWITYRIADEALDRLANEAPEA